actattaaatcaagaaaattaattatctttaactaaattatttcttaaacaccgcgcaagtagtttttttttgggCTTATAATTGTGATTGAATGAAGTATCATATTTCTTGTACCATATAGTCAAGAAAATAGTcaagaaaaaaattgcatgATGTTAATATGGTCTCCCATATTTCTTGTATTTGCCAAAAATTAACTTGCATTAAAAATGAAGTTATTAAAGAGGGACTGGAGTGATTGTAATCGGTCACGTAAACGTTACTTTGAAAATGCAAAGGGTATTACACCACCAATACATGCATTCATTAATTATGAATAAGCTACTCCGATTCCAATACTCCGTCCGTCTCACAATGAATGAGCCAGTTGACTgcgcataactttgacgattaatatttttaattatataatagaaaaaattataaaaatatgatattttgaaaatactcatcgagatgaatccaacatcttatatgctaatatttgtttttatttattagtagaaaaatatgatcaaaataagataatctgaataatatatatagtcaaaataattcactcattttgggacGGAGCTAGTATCTTTTTTACTAAGAATTCGATTATAGCACTTGTAATTTCCAAAATTCACATTCAATAGCCAATAAATTACTACTCCCATATTGCACCTATATATGAATGCTGAAATATCCATTCAAAGTAACATTTCATCTGAAATTATCTAATTTTTCAATCCAATCATGCTTCTGTCTTTTGTTTCTCGTTTGATTTCTCATTTGATTGCTGCTACCATGGCTTTTTTTAAAGCTAAGGAGGAGCAAGTATCTTTGAAACTTCTAGTAAACACAGAAACTAACAAAGTTTTATTTGCTGAAGCAGAGAAAGATTTTGTAGACATTCTCTGTAGTTTCTTAACATTACCTTTAGGAACCATTGCAGCACTTCTTCAAAAGGAATCAAACATGGGTCCGGTTACAATCGGTTGTCTGAACAAACTCTATCGAAGTGTGGAAAATCTTCGATTGTTGCCGAGTAATAACTCATCCGAAGATTATTGCAGAACTctcaaaattaatattgatgACACTCAGCCTACAAAGTACTTCATGTGTTCTAAGTTTAACGGCTACAATTATCGTGATCACTATTTGACCATAGGCACAAATAAGCTTTATTGTAGGTGTGGGAATCGTTTGAACCGGTCAGTTTCCTTAGCACAATTGTGCAATGGATTTGTTAAAGATGCTGCTACTTTTATTGTTACCGATAATCTAACTGTCTTGCCGCACTCCATGGATCACACTTTGTTTGGTTTAATCAACAATTTGGGAATGCAAAGCACAAGCTCGGTAAAAGAAATGACGGTTAATGTCACTAAGAAGAAGGTTTTAtatttgcaattcatttttgttccCTAAATCATTGTTCTTAGTTCTTAGTATTCTTCAATTCATTTTTGAGTTTTTGATTGATTACTAAAATTATGTACAGGTATTGGATCTGCTAAAATGTTCACTTCTTTCCAAGACACCTCTTACCGATTTGTTTTTAGGAATGAAACCTTCCATCGGGAGTTCAAGTATTTTACCTTGTGATATTAAAAATGTTATTGGCGGTTGTATCTATATCACCGTGAAGCTAATTGTAAGAAAGTCGAATAACACTATATTATTTGCTCAAGGGGGGCAAGATTTTGCAGACTTAATTATACGTTTTCTAACATTTCCGTTGGGTGGAGTGTTACGCAAGTTAGAAGGGAATAGTTCTTTGGGAAGTATTGATGTATTGTATAAGAGCATAGCTAATTTAAATGAAGACAATTATTTTAAGTGCAAAGAAGCAAGGAACAGGCTTCTCACTCTAAGTGTTTTGCATTATTATTGTAATTATCGATTTGATGCTCGTAATAAAAGAATATTTGATGCCATGCTTTTCAAAAGGGATGATGAAGATCGGAGTAACGAGggaaattttagaaaaatgcaACTGGTTAATACCATATCTTCTATGGGAAGTCCTTATGGTCAAGTCAATAGACCAGAAATGTATGTCGTCACAGATGATTTAGTGGTAGAACCATTGTTGTCTCCAATTTCATCTTTATATTTACTTAACCGTTTCGAAATTCCTCTTAGTGATTTGAAGGAACAAGTTGTCGTCATTGGCATGAAAGAGGTAAATGTGTAGATATTATATAGATTTATCACCGTCACAATTTTCACTGTCACAATTTTCTGCTTTTGCGTTTGAAGTTTTTATGATAGACTAATTTACTTGGAGATTGGTTATGTAGCAATTGCTCATCTCACATTGTTGTGTTGATGCAGAGTCTAAGCATATTGAAGGCAGCTTTAACCTCAACATCTGCTCTCACCAATGGTTTGCGTCACTTGTTAACCAAAGTTAAGGCGGAGGAATGAGAATTGTTAACGTTGTTATGTCTGTTTAAGATATGTTGTGGAAAAGTTTTTAACGGCCAACGTTATTAGTTTTACTTTTGTTGCTGTTGTTATTTCTTATTTAGCACTGTCCTTTTAAtatctatttaatttttagtttagaATGGCATATCTGCGAGATCAGTTTCGTTTCTTTCATTCTCCCTGTTAACTCTATTTTCTTGATATCTAGCTGAAGCATACAAATCACTTTTATGTACAAATTTTATCAAACTGATTGTATTCTTAGCTACTTGTGCTAAAGATTAGATGTGTATATACCCCTACctgttggtatttcaagtgtgagttgagtcccacatcggatgaaACAATGAATGTTGAATGGTTTATAAGTGAAAGGACctataaacctaacaccttaaggttttgagttaaagtgtggtgtccaactcacttataTAATTGTTCAAGGCCCGATGTGATGATCCCCGGACCCCCTCaagacccaacagtggtatcagagccgatggttgTTGATCCGGCTCCTTGtgtcgaaagtcttcctgacaaggTGTTCAGGCGGCGTGTCCCGTTGATGGCTCACAACGGCGGTACAAGTGGATGAAAAAGCTTCTGTTCGAGGGGGAGCATACCCATAAAGTaatggatggactcacacttgagggggagatgttggtatttcaagtgtgagttgagtcccacatcggatgaaacaatgaatgttgaatggtttataagtgaaaggacccataaacctaacaccttaaggttttgggtaagagtgtggtgtcaaCTGTGATGACCCAACACTACCCTGAATTTGCAGTGTTGAGTTTCTGAAAAGTCACATGAATGTGGTAAACAATTGTGGCTATAAGTGTAGAAATGTAAGTTCTTGAAATCACAGTTGACAGTTGATGTATTAGATCTTAAACTAATGTTACTAATATTAACAATCTTTGTGATTCTTAAGGTTTAAAGGTGGTGCTTCTACATTAAAGTAATGTGCCTTAATCAAATTTATCAAAGATAAATCTAGCTGGTTTTTTATTATACATTATCTACTTTAGCTAAAACTTTAACTTGAAAGCCCCCTTTTTAAAGCATGACGTTAACTGTAATTTCAAACTATGGAAAGtatttttgaaatgaaaattcGAAGTTGCTCGTTTTTatacttttgtatttttttttttgttttgttttcaaaaagtatCCGGCTCATTGAATtatctaatctggttcggaggtcagttctggcattaaGTGGTTCCAGCAGCATGATtacagttgcggggatcgaaccgtggttaTCCCTACCAAGTTTAGCGCCAATCATCATTGGACCAACTGACGATTGGTGCACTTTTGTATATTTACTCAAGTCAAAGTGTAATAATCATTCTAATAGCCAAATATTGATCTAGCTAAAATAGATTCGTGTGCACTTATCACCTTATCACACATAGATTTAGCTAAAATAGATACTTTtgcactttttgttttttttttaagcaagtaAAAGCCATAGTTAACTAGCACACAAAGACCGGTTATACACAAAGTCTTCGGATGGTAAAAGCTAGTCCAGTGAAGTTATTGCCCTGTAAATTCAGTCTCTCTAAACCCCTTAATTTTCCAATACCATCAGGTTCTTTAGAAATATAGCAAAAACTTAAGTCAAGAAAAATCAAAGGTTGTTGATTTTGAGAATTAAATGTAGATCCTAGTGGAAGATTCGTAAATTTAGAGCAGCCACATAGATCCAATGTCATAAGAAATGTCATATTGTTAAAGCTGTCAGGTATCCTGACAAGATTTGTGCAGCCTCTCAAGCTTAAGAATCTAAGCTTTGTAAGATCCCCAACTCCAACtctttaacccttagctcaattaacttaaccagttgagctacccatcccaccctACTGCCATGCAACGATTGATTTAGCTTGCAACATTGGTTTGACTAGAAGTAATAAAAAGTACTTTTGCATTAGGTTAAAAACTTTACATCAAGTTTACTTCTAAAAACATTGAATGATAAATTGTgttatcaaactcaatttaaccaaatcaattttaaaGAATCAAGTCTGTTAAAAACCATGTTGGACAAACACTCACACACATAATGCATAGAAGAACTACATCCAATCCTAAGATAACGATCAACTGAAGAAACACATGACCTTACATTGAATAAGTTGTTAGTTTGACCTTACACAAGTTTTTCCAGACTTATTCTTTCCTTTACCCTAAAATCATGTATCAAAACAATATGAAGTACATTATTTTTgttagaaatataaaataattatttttaatttgaagatatattttaatgaaaataaaaaaatatgtttggaGAGATATGTTACGTTTTTGGTCATCATCGTATGATGGAAATCCCGGTAAAGCCACAACCTACACCAAAATCCAGGCTCATCTGGATGTTGTCCTCGAACAATTTTCTTCCCCAACTCTTGCAACATTTCATGCATATGAATTTCCTCATTTTTAATGGTTATGAGTGATTTTTCAGCAAGAAGTGGAATTCCAATATCAGGCTGCAATCCACAAGCAATGTGCAGAAATATTTCTTTATCTTCCTCATCTAGTCCATCATAACTTACCTGAAGCACTGCTTGGCATTTCGAGAATGCAAGAAAGAACCTATTACTCTAATTGCCAATGGAAGACATTGAGTATATTTTAAAACCTCAGGAATCAGCTCTGCAAATGTACTGCTTGAATAATCACTTATGAAGGCTTTTCTACACAAAAGTTTATGAGCTTCATTACAATTCATCAATTCGACCTCGTAAACTATATCTGCTCCATATGCTTTAAGAATATGCTCATCTCTAGTGATTATGATTATTCTACTTTCTGGCTGAAGCAATACATGTTTGATTTCCAATTCATGGAGCTGCTCAATTTGATCCACATTGTCAAGAACAGGCTGAGAGAAGAAAAGTGAACGGCGTGAGTTCCACATACACAGCTAATAAGAAACTTCCTTCCTTCCAAAAGTCTTCCAAAACAAACAGACAAAATTATTGTGGACTTTGtgaatttaatcttttttaagttttttctaTTGTCAAATATTTCAGGTTCAGTTAAAGTATCTTATTGTCTTGTCatatctataattttatttttaaaatttcaagtaACCATTTATGTGTGTATGTACTACTAGTAGGAAATGAATCTTCTCATGTGTATTTTTTACATGAGAAGATAATGTGTAATCTCTCACCTTTTCAAATGagagaaaaacatataaaaaatttagaagagATAAAAATTTAATGGTGAGAGATTACACATTATCCTCTCATGTGAAAATCATTCATGGAGATCTATTCTCACTACTAGCGATGTGGACCCGTGGGGATACGGTCTCCATCAATACGCAAATCAGTTAAGCGACTCTTTTGAAgcaaaatttaaattaagaaGACTAAAATCTCATAATGTGACAAATCAAGGTTCGAACTCCGAatgagtaaataaataaatccaactTTTGGCATATTTCTATGTAAACATATTCACAATGGACTATATATCATTGCTTTGGTGTTTCGGTTTATATACCAGAGCAGTTGACAGAAAAATATGCCataaaattgcaggaaatgatCAAACAACAATTCATTAAACAAAATGTTTGTCTACCACACTTTGATTGAGATTACAAGATTGCTTTCACCATTCTCCTAAAGGACTATGAAACACAGTGCTTTAAACAGGCACAATGGAACATAAGCTTCTATTCAATATGTTTGCTTTTGAAGCTTTCCCGCAAACGAAACCAAACCTGAACACACAGAAGCCCACCAAACTATTATACATAGTACAACTTACAACTTCAACTATTGTACTTGGGCCATGCAATGCACTATCCAAAAAAAAGACACCAGAATACAAATGACCCCAATTTCATTGCTAAAGCAAAAAAGTTCTTCCTAAATCACTGCAAAGCATATCAAACATGTTCTAGAAAACTCAGTCCGAAGCACCGATTCTCCAATATATAGCTAAAGTATCAGTGACATTTCCGATCAAATTGAAATTTCAGCAATGTAGCAACAATAGACTGATTCTGAAGTTTACGGAGGATTTGGGGGACGGCTATTGGCAGCAGAGACCCTGGAACCCCACTCAAGCACCTCTTTGCTAGTGTCATCCTTGTGAACAATAACTTCAATGAAACACAAGCTGTCTTTCTTTGGTCCTGTTGCTGTAGCAATTGCTTCAACTAGCTCCTCTTCACATAATACCTGAAATAACCATGCATGAATCAGCACTTAATCagcaattatatatatatccatGTTAAGTAGAAGTTTGACGGTTTGAGGGGTATACATCACAATGTCAAGAAACTCACCTTGGCAGTCCAACATTTTCCTTCGCCATTGTGAATTGCATCAATCAATCCAGTGTAGTTCCAGTTCTTGATAACATTGTATGGACCATCATGAATTTCAACCTCAATGGTGTATCCGCCGTTGTTTATAAGGAAGATGATTGTATTCTGACCACATCGCAGCATTGTTGATACGTCCTGCGCAGTTACCTGCAAAGAATTTAAgagaaagataaaataaataccATGTATGTTGATTTGAAATCACGTTTTAAGTATTTATGTAAGACAAACCTGAAAGCTTCCATCACCAATGCAAGCAATGACTCGCTTCTCGTGAACCGCTTGTGCATATCCAAGAGTTGCACCAACAGACCATCCAATTGAGCCATATTGCATTTGAAACTCATACCTGGAGGCAAGATATTATCAGCACCGTAAACAACaggaagaaaaaattgaaaactacaACAAATCGCATTCTCTCAACACTTACCTACATCCCTCAGGCAATTTCAACTTTTGGCAGTTAAACCATGAGTCCCCTGTCTCAGCAATCACAACTGTTTCACTGGACAACATCTGTTGTATATGTTGGAACATAACATTAACCCTCAAAGGTTCTTTTGGTGCAAACTTCAAAGGTGTCCCATTTGGGACAAATATCCTACGATAATTTTCATATGCAACATTGTTGTGTTTGAGACGCTTTGCAAGTGAATTGAGGAAATCCTTCATCAGCACACATCCAAATGACGGTCCATTAGCAATCACAACCCGTTCGGGCTGCACAATGATTGCCTTCTCTTTATTTAGAAGAAGTGAATACCCAACAGAGCTGTAGTCATTGAAAATTGGGCCAGCAAACAAGTATGCATCAGCTGATTCCACAATCTCCACACAGAATGCCGTACTCACAGCACCCCAATAAGTTCCAATGAAATGGGGATGGTGCTCGGGGACCATCCCTTTAGCTGATGGCATTGCCGCAAATACGTAACCACTCGCATCGGCCAGTTCGACAAAGGCATCGGATGCTTTAGCCACCCTCAGTTTAGGACCACCTACTAGTACAGGTTTCACTGCTTTGTTAAGAAACTCTGCTGCTGCCTCAACTGCTGCTTCCAACCCCATCTGGTTAGTCAATCTACAATAATTGGTTCCGCCACAAAACAGTTAACAATTAAGTGTATGTTTTGGTCAAAGTTTGCCAAACATGATTTTCTTTTAACATGCATGTTTGGATTAACAGTAAGTTTGGCAAAATAACAGTGACACCATGTTTCTGTTAAAGCTGCAAAGTGTAGTTTTTGCTAAAATCACAATGTATCACTGTGATTCTGCCAAACTCACCATCAAGTTTGGTGTAAGCTTttcaacctaaaaaaaaaaattcagttacTTTATATGATTTCTATGTGAAAGACTTACTTGGGAGCGCGCGAAAAAGGGACAGGCTCACGGCTGAAAGTTGGGTGAGGAATTGCAGGCAAGTTACAGCTAATGCTTATGTAAACAGGCTTGCTCTCTTTCAGTGCAGTGGAGATTGCTGTATCAATCAACTCATGAGCATCTTCCAAGTGATTCACCACAGCCTATTATCAAAACTAACCACAATCAAAACAATCACCAAAACCCTTTTTTTACAAACAATTAACTCATCAACTTCACAGAGTGCAACAAAACCAGTGGTAGTTGTATAagttttgttcaaattccgctacacTATAGCAAAAACAATCACCCCCATTTGACAACACTTTATACTAAATACACATAGTATTGCAAAACAATAATGATAAGGTAAAATTCCTCTTAGCGCTATAGCGCCACTATTAACAACTAAATGAAAATACTACAAAGATAAAATTGGCATCATACAAATCAAGCCAGTTTTTGAATATgtaataacaaattttaaagaatttaGATTTCTAGTCAATTCAaatgattcaattgaatttcttcatttctaaatgtttttatttaaaccaattaataaaaagtttcattgttaatatttttgggCTATGTTTAcaaattttaaagttttatatcaaatttgaaaaataggaccaatttgcaatttttgaaaatttataagcaggtgttatcccatattttagtcgagctaaaatatgtttttatcttTGATTCCAAAGACTTTGACTCTATCAAAGTTCATTAATTTCAGCTTTCATAAAGTGAGAcataaatgtcttcaagaacaagagaaattATATTTAATCATCTCATTTATGAAAGTTAAGGGTAATATCTTTAAGAATAAGAGAGTTCTAATGGAAAGTATTTTGAAAAGGATGGATTCATTGTCCtatttctaagttaaaaaggcAAAAGATAGAAGGATAACTTAGTTTCCTTTGTTATAAGGAAATATTGCCTTTCGATCGTCTGGTGTTCGATTGCAGTTAGGAAATCGAAATACTAAtgattgtggacttagaaaatcttttcattttttgaaataCGATTCGATTTCGACGGTTGCAGCGTTTCAAAGCATTGTTTCATTTCAAATGAAGAAGGACGCGTGGCAGAAAACTATTATTATAACATAGCAGTTACTTATGTTGTCTATAAATACTAGTTTGTAAGTCGAaataagggtcacaattcacATACACAAACTCTCAAaaactcaaagtatccatgctAAAGCGAGAAATGAGTACAACGAGAAACATGTATGAATCAGTGAACCATTATTTCTTATTTGTAAATATTTACATTTCAATGCAAAGTTAGATTTTTACAAAGTCTTTACTTCTGAAGTTTTCTCTTATTGCATTTAAATGGTTCTCTCATTCGAGTGAACTTTCTTGTCATTTATGTTCAATTTATGATTTACATGTTTCTTTTCATAACCTTTACCTTTAAAACCTTTTACTTTAAATACCCTTTTATTACAAATTAATGTTGCATTTAATGATGAACATTCAAAACTCTTTTAATCCAACGCACAAACacttgtcccgagatttactagttgatctctcaagtaattaatttaaactagcggttatttgccaaaaatcagtgtaaacagcagatcaatttgaaatttttgaagaaaatatggGAATCAACTTgcaaaattataagaaattcCAAATTTCTACCTTTAggtgtgattttttattttttgacaataaaaaaaatataagatattcCAAATTTCTACCTTTAGGTGTGATTTgaaatttcttatatttaataaaaaaaattaaatatgttttagtcCTCTAGATAtacaaagttttatttttagtcctcaaaacattattaatatcattaaaaacatatcACTTCATAACAAAAACATATCATTATTAATATCATAAAAATTCatagactaaaaacatatttaactattaACAAATTACTTCATAATTGTGATCGAGAAGAGGCTGAAATCACTCGATGTCAAAACTaactccgaaccagattaggtgGTCCCCAGAAAAATGATCTTAACTTGGTCCAGTCCACTACTGAAaaaagtcaaacaaaaaaagtaaaagattgTAAATTTGGTACCAACCTGAAAGCAAGTAACGGTTTGAAAACACCTCAATTCTTGGCTGAAATCAGATATCCCAATGGTATGATGAAGAATTCTGTTAGTTCCATAATCATTGGAATTAGGTCCACCAACAATACAAATAAGCGGCAAATCCTCACTATAAGCACCAGCTATAGCATTAAGAACACTCAAACCACCAACAGTGAACGTAACAACACAAGCTCCGACGCCACGTGATCGAGAGTAACCGTCGGCGGCATACCCAGCGTTAAGCTCATTACAGCAACCGATTACGTTAAGCTTTGGTTCAGCAATGAGGTGGTCGAGAAGTGTAAGGTTGAAGTCACCGGGAACTGAGAAAATGTCGGTGATTCCGATTTGAACTAGCCTCCGTGCTAGGTGGCGGCCTAGAGTAGCATTGGCGGAGGAAATCGCCGTGGACGACGATTGGATCGTTGTTGTGCTGCTGGTTGGTGTTAAGCATGAAACAACGTGGTTGCTTGTTGGCTTGTGTAAGTCTAAAGAGCTTAACATTGTGTCCATTTTGGTAATGGTTTGGTTTAAAAGGGTAATAAAGAGAACAAATATGAAGTGCTTGTGTTTCTTGTTGTTCAATGGTTTCAAGTT
This genomic interval from Trifolium pratense cultivar HEN17-A07 linkage group LG6, ARS_RC_1.1, whole genome shotgun sequence contains the following:
- the LOC123891957 gene encoding uncharacterized protein LOC123891957 — its product is MAFFKAKEEQVSLKLLVNTETNKVLFAEAEKDFVDILCSFLTLPLGTIAALLQKESNMGPVTIGCLNKLYRSVENLRLLPSNNSSEDYCRTLKINIDDTQPTKYFMCSKFNGYNYRDHYLTIGTNKLYCRCGNRLNRSVSLAQLCNGFVKDAATFIVTDNLTVLPHSMDHTLFGLINNLGMQSTSSVKEMTVNVTKKKVLYLQFIFVP
- the LOC123888616 gene encoding uncharacterized protein LOC123888616, producing the protein MYVVTDDLVVEPLLSPISSLYLLNRFEIPLSDLKEQVVVIGMKESLSILKAALTSTSALTNGLRHLLTKVKAEE
- the LOC123889861 gene encoding pyruvate decarboxylase 2-like, which produces MDTMLSSLDLHKPTSNHVVSCLTPTSSTTTIQSSSTAISSANATLGRHLARRLVQIGITDIFSVPGDFNLTLLDHLIAEPKLNVIGCCNELNAGYAADGYSRSRGVGACVVTFTVGGLSVLNAIAGAYSEDLPLICIVGGPNSNDYGTNRILHHTIGISDFSQELRCFQTVTCFQAVVNHLEDAHELIDTAISTALKESKPVYISISCNLPAIPHPTFSREPVPFSRAPKLTNQMGLEAAVEAAAEFLNKAVKPVLVGGPKLRVAKASDAFVELADASGYVFAAMPSAKGMVPEHHPHFIGTYWGAVSTAFCVEIVESADAYLFAGPIFNDYSSVGYSLLLNKEKAIIVQPERVVIANGPSFGCVLMKDFLNSLAKRLKHNNVAYENYRRIFVPNGTPLKFAPKEPLRVNVMFQHIQQMLSSETVVIAETGDSWFNCQKLKLPEGCRYEFQMQYGSIGWSVGATLGYAQAVHEKRVIACIGDGSFQVTAQDVSTMLRCGQNTIIFLINNGGYTIEVEIHDGPYNVIKNWNYTGLIDAIHNGEGKCWTAKVLCEEELVEAIATATGPKKDSLCFIEVIVHKDDTSKEVLEWGSRVSAANSRPPNPP